One Bacillus sp. FJAT-52991 genomic region harbors:
- a CDS encoding DNA-directed RNA polymerase subunit alpha, which translates to MIEIEKPKIETVEISDDATHGKFVVEPLERGYGTTLGNSLRRILLSSLPGAAVTSIQIDGVLHEFSTIEGVVEDVTSIILNIKKLALKIYSDEEKTLEIDVQGNGVVTAADITHDSDVEILNPDLHIATLGENAHFRMRLTAQRGRGYNPAVQNKKEDHPIGVIPIDSIYTPVERVNYQVESTRVGQLTNYDKLSLDVWTDGSIGPKEAISLGAKILTEHLNIFVGLTDEAQNAEIMVEKEEDQKEKVLEMTIEELDLSVRSYNCLKRAGINTVQELASKSEEDMMKVRNLGRKSLEEVKAKLDELGLGLRKED; encoded by the coding sequence ATGATCGAAATTGAAAAGCCAAAAATTGAAACGGTTGAGATCAGCGATGATGCCACTCATGGAAAATTTGTCGTAGAACCACTTGAGCGTGGATATGGTACAACTTTGGGTAACTCCTTACGTCGTATACTATTATCCTCACTCCCAGGTGCTGCTGTCACGTCTATTCAAATTGACGGGGTATTGCATGAATTCTCAACAATTGAAGGCGTCGTGGAAGATGTTACATCTATTATCTTAAATATTAAGAAGCTAGCGCTTAAAATTTACTCTGATGAGGAAAAAACGCTAGAAATTGATGTACAAGGAAATGGCGTAGTAACTGCTGCTGATATTACGCATGATAGTGATGTAGAAATTCTTAACCCAGATTTGCATATTGCAACTTTAGGTGAGAATGCACATTTCCGTATGCGTTTAACGGCACAGCGTGGAAGAGGCTATAATCCAGCTGTTCAAAACAAAAAGGAAGATCATCCAATTGGTGTGATTCCGATCGACTCCATCTATACGCCGGTTGAGCGTGTAAACTACCAAGTAGAAAGCACGCGCGTTGGACAGTTAACAAACTATGATAAATTATCATTGGATGTTTGGACAGATGGTAGCATTGGTCCGAAAGAAGCGATTTCTTTAGGAGCAAAAATCTTAACTGAACACTTAAACATCTTCGTAGGCTTAACAGACGAAGCTCAAAATGCTGAAATTATGGTTGAAAAAGAAGAAGACCAAAAAGAAAAAGTTCTAGAAATGACAATTGAAGAACTAGATCTTTCTGTCCGCTCTTACAACTGCTTAAAACGTGCTGGCATTAACACAGTGCAAGAACTTGCGAGCAAGAGTGAAGAGGATATGATGAAGGTCCGTAATCTTGGCCGTAAATCACTTGAAGAAGTGAAAGCGAAGCTAGATGAGCTTGGTTTAGGATTAAGAAAAGAAGATTGA
- the rpsI gene encoding 30S ribosomal protein S9: MAQVQYIGTGRRKSSVARVRLVPGDGKIVINGRDVVDYIPFEALRTVIKQPLVATETVSSYDVHVNVNGGGYTGQAGAIRHGIARALLQADPEFRPTLKRAGYLTRDARMKERKKYGLKGARRAPQFSKR; the protein is encoded by the coding sequence TTGGCACAAGTTCAATATATCGGAACAGGCCGCCGCAAGAGCTCAGTTGCTCGCGTGCGCTTAGTACCTGGAGATGGAAAGATCGTCATCAACGGACGTGACGTAGTAGACTATATCCCATTCGAAGCTTTACGTACAGTAATCAAGCAACCTCTAGTTGCGACTGAAACTGTTAGCAGCTACGATGTACATGTAAACGTAAACGGAGGCGGCTACACAGGTCAAGCTGGAGCAATCCGCCACGGTATCGCTCGTGCGTTACTTCAAGCAGATCCTGAATTCCGTCCAACATTAAAACGCGCTGGTTACTTAACTCGTGACGCTCGCATGAAAGAACGTAAAAAATACGGTCTTAAAGGCGCTCGTCGTGCACCTCAGTTCTCAAAACGTTAA
- a CDS encoding adenylate kinase, whose translation MNLVLMGLPGAGKGTQAEKIVEKYSIPHISTGDMFRAAMKEGTELGLKAKSFMDQGGLVPDEVTIGIVRERLSKSDCESGFLLDGFPRTVPQAEALEGIMEELGKKIDFVINVDVDKDILMARLTGRRICKDCGATYHMVFNAPAVEDKCDRCGGELYQRADDNEETVQNRLDVNLKQTQPLLDFYEQKGYLKNINGQQEIHLVFEDIDELLKGLK comes from the coding sequence ATGAATCTAGTGTTAATGGGGCTACCGGGTGCCGGAAAAGGAACTCAAGCCGAAAAAATTGTTGAAAAATATAGCATTCCACATATTTCTACAGGAGATATGTTCCGTGCAGCAATGAAAGAGGGTACGGAATTAGGGCTTAAAGCTAAATCCTTTATGGATCAAGGCGGGCTTGTTCCTGATGAAGTAACAATCGGAATTGTTCGCGAAAGGCTAAGTAAGTCAGACTGCGAAAGTGGTTTCCTTCTTGATGGATTTCCAAGAACTGTTCCTCAAGCAGAAGCACTTGAAGGCATTATGGAGGAGCTTGGCAAGAAAATCGACTTTGTTATTAATGTTGATGTTGATAAAGACATTCTCATGGCACGTTTAACTGGACGTCGCATTTGTAAAGACTGTGGGGCTACTTACCATATGGTATTTAATGCACCTGCTGTTGAAGATAAATGTGATCGTTGCGGCGGCGAACTTTATCAGCGCGCAGATGATAATGAAGAAACTGTTCAAAACCGGTTGGATGTTAATTTAAAACAAACTCAACCATTACTAGATTTTTATGAGCAAAAAGGTTATTTAAAGAATATTAACGGTCAACAGGAAATTCATTTAGTCTTCGAAGACATTGATGAGTTACTCAAGGGACTTAAATAA
- the rpsM gene encoding 30S ribosomal protein S13, which translates to MARVAGVDIPRDKRVVISLTYIYGIGRNTAEQILAEAGVSQDTRVRDLTEDELNKIRETIDKLKVEGDLRREISLNIKRLMEIGSYRGLRHRRGLPVRGQNTKNNARTRKGPRKTVANKKK; encoded by the coding sequence ATGGCACGTGTAGCAGGTGTTGATATTCCACGCGACAAGCGTGTAGTTATCTCATTAACTTACATCTATGGTATTGGCAGAAATACTGCTGAACAAATCTTAGCGGAAGCTGGTGTTTCTCAAGACACTCGTGTACGCGACCTTACGGAAGATGAATTAAACAAAATTCGTGAAACCATTGACAAATTGAAAGTTGAGGGTGACCTTCGTCGTGAAATCTCTCTTAATATCAAGCGTCTAATGGAAATCGGTTCTTACCGTGGACTACGTCATCGTCGTGGTTTACCAGTTCGTGGACAAAATACGAAGAACAATGCTCGTACTCGTAAAGGTCCTCGTAAAACTGTAGCTAACAAGAAAAAATAA
- the map gene encoding type I methionyl aminopeptidase encodes MIICKTPREIEIMREAGRIVALTHKELQKHISPGITTKELDKIADKFIKQHDAIPSFKGYNGFRGSICASVNEELVHGIPGDRVLKEGDIISLDIGANYRGYHGDSAWTYPVGLIAPETQKLLEVTEDSLFIGLKEAKPGERLSNISHAIQTYVESNGFSIVREYVGHGIGQNLHEDPQIPHYGPPGKGPKLKPGMVLAIEPMVNAGSRYVKTLGDNWTVVTQDGKMCAHFEHTVAITETGFEILTKA; translated from the coding sequence ATGATCATTTGCAAAACCCCTCGAGAGATAGAGATTATGAGAGAAGCAGGTCGGATTGTAGCTTTAACACATAAGGAATTGCAAAAGCATATCTCTCCCGGTATAACAACAAAAGAGTTAGATAAAATTGCAGATAAATTTATCAAACAGCATGATGCAATTCCTTCTTTTAAAGGGTATAATGGTTTTCGTGGCAGCATTTGTGCTTCAGTGAACGAAGAGTTGGTCCACGGCATTCCAGGAGACCGGGTGTTAAAAGAAGGAGACATCATCAGCTTAGATATCGGTGCAAACTATCGAGGCTATCATGGTGATTCTGCCTGGACGTATCCTGTTGGCTTGATCGCTCCTGAAACTCAGAAGCTATTAGAGGTAACAGAGGACTCGCTCTTTATTGGTTTAAAAGAAGCGAAGCCAGGTGAACGTCTTTCAAACATCTCCCATGCGATTCAAACCTATGTTGAATCTAATGGCTTTTCAATAGTTCGTGAGTATGTAGGACATGGAATCGGTCAAAACTTGCATGAGGACCCTCAAATTCCTCATTACGGTCCGCCTGGCAAAGGTCCAAAACTCAAACCTGGGATGGTGCTTGCAATCGAACCGATGGTGAATGCTGGAAGTCGTTACGTCAAGACTCTTGGAGACAACTGGACAGTCGTTACCCAAGATGGAAAGATGTGTGCTCATTTTGAACATACTGTTGCGATTACCGAAACAGGTTTTGAGATTTTAACGAAAGCCTAA
- a CDS encoding energy-coupling factor ABC transporter ATP-binding protein has translation MDIQLQEVEYRYAAGTPFEHKALHNVSFTIPSGTYLAIIGHTGSGKSTILQHLNALLQPTKGQVIIGDRTISAEQKEKNLKEVRRRVGIVFQFPEHQLFEETVEKDICYGPMNFGVSEEEAKQRAKQVIRQVGLSEDILKKSPFDLSGGQMRRVAIAGVLAMEPEVIVLDEPTAGLDPRGRKEMMEMFATLHKERNLSTILVTHSMEDAALYADEMVIMHQGEVYQKGKPRELFSKREELFRLGLSVPEIIRFQHRFETESGIKLGKTCLSIDELVQQLQIMHERGEGR, from the coding sequence ATGGATATCCAACTTCAAGAAGTAGAGTATCGTTATGCAGCAGGAACTCCTTTCGAGCATAAAGCCCTTCACAATGTCAGTTTCACGATTCCAAGTGGCACTTATTTAGCGATTATTGGACATACGGGCTCAGGAAAGTCCACGATTCTTCAGCATTTAAATGCCTTGCTGCAGCCAACAAAAGGTCAAGTCATCATTGGTGATCGTACGATTTCAGCAGAACAGAAAGAAAAGAATTTAAAAGAGGTCCGCAGGCGTGTAGGAATTGTTTTTCAGTTTCCAGAGCATCAGTTGTTTGAAGAAACAGTAGAAAAAGATATTTGCTATGGCCCAATGAATTTTGGCGTATCTGAAGAAGAAGCGAAACAACGAGCGAAACAAGTGATCCGCCAGGTTGGGTTGTCTGAGGATATTTTAAAAAAATCGCCCTTTGACTTATCGGGGGGCCAAATGCGGCGAGTAGCGATTGCGGGCGTACTAGCAATGGAGCCGGAAGTCATTGTATTAGATGAGCCAACGGCGGGTCTCGATCCGAGAGGTCGCAAAGAAATGATGGAGATGTTTGCTACACTTCATAAGGAACGCAATCTATCGACCATTCTTGTTACGCACAGCATGGAGGATGCCGCTCTTTATGCCGATGAAATGGTGATTATGCATCAAGGAGAAGTGTATCAAAAGGGCAAGCCGCGTGAACTATTTTCTAAACGAGAGGAACTGTTTCGTTTAGGGCTAAGTGTGCCAGAAATCATTCGTTTTCAGCATCGATTTGAAACAGAGTCTGGCATCAAGCTTGGGAAAACTTGTCTTTCGATTGATGAGCTTGTTCAACAGTTACAAATCATGCACGAGCGGGGTGAGGGCCGATGA
- the rplM gene encoding 50S ribosomal protein L13, with the protein MRTTYMAKASEIERKWYVVDAEGKTLGRLSSEVASILRGKHKPTYTPHVDTGDHVIIINAEKIELTGKKLTDKIYYRHSMYPGGLKTRTALEMRTNYPERMLELAIKGMLPKGSLGRQMAKKLHVYAGSEHKHEAQKPEVYELRG; encoded by the coding sequence ATGCGTACGACTTATATGGCAAAAGCTAGCGAAATCGAACGTAAATGGTACGTTGTTGATGCTGAAGGCAAGACTTTAGGTCGCCTTTCAAGCGAAGTAGCGTCTATTTTACGCGGTAAACATAAACCAACATATACACCACACGTTGACACTGGTGATCACGTGATCATCATCAATGCAGAGAAAATCGAATTAACAGGTAAGAAATTAACGGATAAGATTTATTACCGTCACAGCATGTACCCAGGTGGATTAAAAACTCGTACAGCTTTAGAAATGCGTACGAACTATCCAGAAAGAATGCTTGAGCTTGCAATCAAAGGCATGCTTCCAAAAGGTTCTTTAGGACGTCAAATGGCGAAGAAATTACACGTTTATGCTGGCTCAGAGCACAAGCATGAAGCACAAAAACCAGAAGTTTACGAACTTCGTGGATAA
- the truA gene encoding tRNA pseudouridine(38-40) synthase TruA: MNRIKCIVSYDGALFSGYQIQPNGRTVQEELEKVLKKMHKGHDVKVVASGRTDAGVHAVGQVIHFDTPLMLPVERWPVAFNSQLPGDITVLTAEMASESFHARFSTTGKEYRYKIYQEPYRSPFKRFYAHHCPFDLDLEWMREASHYLIGTHDFTSFCSAKTEVQDKVREVKEIVIQQVDHEIELKFVGNGFLYNMVRIMTGTLIDVGMGKLAPYEVKKILEAQDRGQAGKTAPAEGLYLWQVFYGN; the protein is encoded by the coding sequence ATGAATCGCATCAAATGTATAGTCTCTTATGACGGAGCATTGTTTTCTGGCTATCAAATTCAGCCGAATGGTCGAACGGTCCAAGAAGAGCTCGAAAAAGTGCTGAAAAAAATGCATAAAGGTCACGATGTGAAGGTGGTAGCTTCAGGGCGAACCGATGCTGGCGTTCATGCGGTTGGACAAGTGATTCATTTTGATACGCCGTTAATGCTTCCTGTTGAACGATGGCCAGTAGCATTCAATAGCCAGCTTCCGGGAGATATTACGGTGTTAACAGCGGAAATGGCCTCAGAATCGTTTCACGCTCGTTTTTCTACCACTGGCAAGGAGTATCGATACAAGATCTATCAAGAGCCGTATAGAAGCCCTTTTAAGCGTTTTTACGCCCATCACTGTCCATTTGATCTTGATTTGGAATGGATGCGTGAAGCATCTCATTATTTGATCGGTACGCACGACTTCACTAGCTTCTGCTCAGCGAAAACAGAAGTGCAGGATAAAGTAAGAGAAGTAAAAGAGATTGTTATTCAACAGGTCGATCATGAGATTGAATTGAAATTTGTCGGAAACGGTTTTTTATATAATATGGTGCGAATTATGACAGGCACTTTAATAGACGTAGGAATGGGGAAACTAGCTCCCTATGAAGTAAAAAAAATTTTAGAGGCACAAGATCGCGGGCAAGCAGGCAAAACGGCACCAGCAGAAGGCTTGTACCTTTGGCAAGTATTCTATGGCAACTAA
- the infA gene encoding translation initiation factor IF-1 has protein sequence MAKDDVIEIEGIVAETLPNAMFKVELENGHTILAHVSGKIRMHFIRILPGDKVTVELSPYDLTRGRITYRYK, from the coding sequence ATGGCGAAAGACGATGTTATTGAAATTGAAGGCATTGTGGCTGAAACTTTGCCAAATGCAATGTTTAAAGTAGAATTAGAAAATGGTCATACGATTCTAGCTCATGTATCTGGAAAGATCCGTATGCACTTCATTCGTATTCTGCCTGGAGATAAAGTTACAGTTGAACTTTCTCCTTACGATTTGACTCGTGGAAGAATTACTTACCGTTATAAATAA
- the rpsK gene encoding 30S ribosomal protein S11, whose amino-acid sequence MARKQQTRKRRVKKNIESGIAHIRSTFNNTIVTITDVHGNALSWSSAGALGFKGSRKATPFAAQMAAETAAKTSMEHGMKSLEVTVKGPGSGREAAIRALQAAGLEVTAIKDVTPVPHNGCRPPKRRRV is encoded by the coding sequence ATGGCTCGTAAACAACAAACTCGTAAGCGTCGTGTGAAAAAGAATATCGAATCAGGTATTGCACACATTCGCTCAACATTTAACAATACAATTGTAACAATTACAGACGTTCATGGTAATGCTCTGTCTTGGTCTAGTGCAGGTGCACTTGGTTTCAAAGGATCACGTAAAGCGACTCCGTTTGCTGCGCAAATGGCTGCTGAAACAGCTGCAAAAACATCAATGGAACATGGTATGAAATCTCTAGAAGTAACTGTTAAAGGTCCTGGTTCTGGTCGTGAGGCTGCGATTCGTGCCCTTCAAGCTGCAGGATTAGAAGTTACTGCTATTAAAGATGTAACCCCAGTTCCACATAATGGATGCCGTCCTCCAAAACGTCGCCGTGTTTAA
- the rplQ gene encoding 50S ribosomal protein L17 yields MAYRKLGRTSAQRKAMLRDLTTDLIISERIETTEARAKELRSVVEKMITLGKRGDLHARRQAAAFLRNEVASVVEVEDENGKKKEKPVYALQKLFTDVAPRYSERQGGYTRIMKMGPRRGDGAPMVIIELV; encoded by the coding sequence ATGGCTTACAGAAAGCTAGGACGTACAAGCGCTCAGCGTAAAGCGATGCTTCGTGATTTAACGACTGACTTAATCATCAGCGAGCGCATTGAAACAACTGAAGCACGTGCGAAAGAACTTCGCTCAGTTGTGGAAAAAATGATTACACTTGGTAAACGTGGTGACTTACATGCTCGTCGTCAAGCGGCTGCTTTCCTTCGTAACGAAGTAGCATCAGTCGTTGAAGTAGAAGACGAGAATGGCAAGAAGAAAGAAAAGCCTGTATATGCATTACAAAAGCTTTTCACAGACGTTGCTCCTCGTTACAGCGAGCGCCAAGGTGGTTATACTCGCATCATGAAAATGGGTCCTCGTCGTGGTGACGGTGCACCAATGGTTATTATTGAGCTTGTTTAA
- the secY gene encoding preprotein translocase subunit SecY, protein MFRTISNFMRVGDIRRKIIFTLLMLIVFRIGTFIPVPYVNADVLKMQDEAGLIGFLNTFGGGALKNFSILAMGIMPYITASIIVQLLQMDVVPKFTEWSKQGEVGRRKLAQFTRYFTIVLGFIQALGMSYGFNRLFGGMLVESENVASYLVIALVLTAGTAFLMWLGELITSKGVGNGISIIILAGIVAAMPTTVNQIYAQQIEGAGEELFLRIVVLLLIVLAVLAIVVGVIFVQQALRKIPIQYAKRMTGNGGISTPGAQATHLPLKVNAAGVIPVIFAVAFLITPQTIASFFGPNDVTRAIQDIFDYTKPVGMVIYIGLIVAFTYFYAFIQVNPEQLADNLKKQGGYIPGIRPGKNTQDYLTRVLYRLTFVGAIFLSVIAVLPVFFIKFAGLPETAQIGGTSILIVVGVALETMKQLEAQLVKRHYKGFIK, encoded by the coding sequence ATGTTTCGCACAATCTCCAATTTTATGCGCGTGGGTGATATAAGAAGAAAAATTATATTCACCCTTCTTATGTTAATCGTCTTCCGAATCGGCACGTTTATCCCTGTTCCATATGTTAATGCAGACGTATTAAAAATGCAGGATGAGGCTGGGTTGATCGGATTCCTAAATACCTTTGGAGGAGGAGCACTTAAAAACTTCTCGATTCTTGCCATGGGGATTATGCCGTATATTACGGCCTCTATCATTGTGCAGTTACTTCAAATGGACGTCGTTCCGAAGTTTACTGAATGGTCAAAGCAAGGTGAAGTGGGCCGACGTAAGCTGGCACAATTCACAAGATACTTCACAATTGTTCTAGGATTTATCCAAGCATTAGGAATGTCTTATGGGTTTAACCGTTTATTCGGTGGCATGCTAGTCGAGAGTGAAAATGTTGCTTCTTATTTAGTCATTGCACTTGTATTAACTGCCGGAACCGCATTTTTAATGTGGCTTGGTGAGTTAATCACTTCTAAAGGAGTAGGAAATGGTATTTCAATTATCATTTTAGCCGGAATCGTTGCTGCGATGCCTACGACTGTGAACCAAATTTATGCACAGCAAATCGAGGGCGCAGGAGAAGAACTTTTCTTAAGGATAGTTGTATTACTATTAATCGTATTAGCAGTATTAGCTATTGTAGTTGGAGTTATTTTTGTGCAGCAAGCATTGCGCAAAATTCCTATTCAGTATGCGAAGCGAATGACAGGAAATGGTGGAATTAGTACACCAGGTGCTCAAGCAACTCATTTACCGTTAAAAGTAAATGCAGCTGGAGTTATTCCTGTAATTTTTGCTGTAGCATTCTTAATTACGCCACAGACGATTGCTTCGTTCTTTGGCCCTAATGATGTAACAAGAGCAATTCAAGATATATTTGATTACACCAAGCCTGTTGGTATGGTTATTTATATCGGGTTAATTGTTGCATTCACTTATTTTTACGCGTTTATTCAAGTGAACCCGGAACAACTTGCGGATAACTTGAAGAAACAAGGTGGATATATTCCAGGAATTCGACCTGGAAAAAACACGCAAGATTATTTAACTAGGGTTTTATATCGTTTAACGTTTGTTGGTGCAATATTCTTGTCTGTCATCGCAGTTCTTCCTGTATTCTTTATTAAGTTTGCAGGTCTTCCAGAAACCGCTCAAATTGGCGGAACAAGCATACTAATTGTAGTAGGTGTGGCATTGGAAACAATGAAACAGCTGGAAGCGCAGCTTGTTAAACGCCATTATAAAGGCTTTATTAAATAA
- a CDS encoding energy-coupling factor transporter transmembrane protein EcfT — MMEKMVFGRYLPLDSVVHRLDPRAKLLFIFAYVAIVFLANNAVTYGLLALFTFLAIFLSKINIRFLIIGLKPVLWLIIFTFLLHMFFTKQGDLLWKVGWIEIYEGGVKQGAFISLRFLLLIFMTSLLTLTTSPISITDGLESLLKPFKKVKLPVHELALMMSISLRFIPTLMDETEKIMKAQMARGADFSSGPVKERVKAIVPLLIPLFVSAFKRAEDLATAMEARGYRGGEGRTKYRLLKWTAKDTVSLFVLVLLAFVLFYLRS; from the coding sequence ATGATGGAGAAAATGGTCTTTGGTCGCTATTTGCCGCTTGACTCGGTTGTGCATCGGTTAGATCCGCGAGCCAAGCTATTATTTATCTTTGCATATGTTGCGATTGTTTTTCTAGCAAACAACGCAGTAACGTATGGTCTGTTGGCCCTATTCACTTTTCTAGCTATCTTTTTATCTAAAATTAATATTCGCTTTTTAATCATTGGGCTAAAGCCGGTCTTATGGTTAATTATTTTTACGTTTTTATTGCATATGTTTTTCACGAAGCAAGGAGATCTCCTTTGGAAAGTAGGCTGGATTGAAATTTATGAAGGTGGCGTAAAGCAAGGGGCATTTATTTCGCTGCGATTTTTATTGTTAATCTTTATGACGTCACTCTTGACGTTGACGACGTCGCCTATTTCGATCACAGATGGTTTAGAAAGCTTATTAAAGCCGTTTAAGAAGGTGAAGCTACCTGTTCATGAGCTAGCGTTGATGATGTCGATTTCACTGCGGTTTATTCCAACGTTGATGGATGAAACAGAGAAGATTATGAAAGCGCAAATGGCTCGAGGAGCGGATTTTTCTAGCGGTCCGGTGAAAGAGCGAGTAAAGGCTATTGTGCCGCTCTTAATTCCGCTCTTTGTCAGTGCATTTAAACGAGCAGAGGATTTAGCAACGGCGATGGAAGCGAGAGGCTATCGTGGCGGTGAAGGCCGGACGAAATATCGCCTTCTGAAGTGGACAGCAAAGGATACAGTCTCCTTATTTGTGCTCGTGCTTTTAGCTTTCGTGTTGTTCTATTTAAGAAGTTAA
- a CDS encoding energy-coupling factor ABC transporter ATP-binding protein, whose translation MKEPIISIEHVYFQYPEQADYALEDISLNVYRGEWLAIVGHNGSGKSTLAKMLNGLHYPQKGSVTIGGTLLEEEQVWEIRKRLGMVFQNPDNQFVGTTVQDDVAFGLENNGIPYAAMKERVQDSLQKVGMLDFLNQEPHHLSGGQKQRVAIAGVIALQPEIILLDEATSMLDPRGREEVLQTVRQLNEEQHLTVISITHDLEEAARADRIIVLNQGAVHTVGTPKEIFQMNEELIQLGLDVPFSVKLSDKLRSQGFSIQQNYLTEEELVRELWISNFKK comes from the coding sequence ATGAAGGAGCCGATCATTTCGATTGAACATGTATATTTTCAATATCCAGAACAAGCAGATTATGCTTTAGAGGATATCTCATTAAATGTGTATCGAGGAGAATGGTTAGCGATTGTTGGTCATAATGGTTCGGGAAAGTCGACTCTCGCCAAAATGTTAAATGGTCTCCATTATCCTCAAAAAGGTAGTGTAACCATTGGTGGAACGTTATTAGAGGAAGAGCAAGTTTGGGAGATTCGCAAACGGCTTGGAATGGTCTTTCAAAATCCTGATAATCAATTTGTTGGTACAACTGTGCAGGATGATGTGGCTTTTGGGTTAGAAAATAATGGCATCCCGTATGCGGCGATGAAAGAAAGAGTGCAAGATTCCTTGCAGAAAGTAGGGATGCTCGATTTTCTGAATCAAGAGCCGCACCATCTATCTGGAGGTCAAAAACAGCGAGTGGCGATCGCTGGAGTCATTGCTTTGCAGCCGGAGATCATCTTACTTGACGAGGCAACATCGATGCTTGACCCTAGAGGGCGAGAAGAAGTGTTACAGACCGTACGTCAATTAAATGAAGAGCAACACTTAACCGTTATTTCGATTACACATGATCTAGAGGAGGCAGCACGTGCCGATCGAATCATTGTGTTAAATCAAGGGGCGGTACATACGGTCGGTACGCCTAAAGAGATTTTCCAAATGAATGAAGAGCTGATTCAACTAGGGCTTGATGTGCCCTTTTCTGTGAAGTTAAGTGACAAGTTACGATCACAAGGATTTTCGATTCAACAAAATTATTTAACGGAAGAAGAGCTGGTGAGGGAATTATGGATATCCAACTTCAAGAAGTAG
- the rpmJ gene encoding 50S ribosomal protein L36, whose amino-acid sequence MKVRPSVKPICEKCKIIRRKGKVMVICENPKHKQKQG is encoded by the coding sequence ATGAAAGTAAGACCATCAGTAAAGCCAATCTGTGAAAAATGTAAGATCATCCGCAGAAAAGGTAAAGTTATGGTTATTTGTGAAAATCCTAAACATAAACAAAAACAAGGATAA